In Halobacteriovorax marinus SJ, the following proteins share a genomic window:
- the uvrB gene encoding excinuclease ABC subunit UvrB, which translates to MKEKKSVFNIQSEFNPCGDQPEAIKNLTNKFSAGEKEQTLLGVTGSGKTFTMAHVIQNLGKKTLILAHNKTLAAQLYAEFREFFPNNAVEYFVSYYDYYQPEAYVPGTDTFIEKDASVNDEIDKLRHSATKNLLERDDVIVVASVSCIYGIGSPDEYESQKINLFVDDEMDRDELLKDLVSIQFQRNDIDFSRGCFRVRGDLVEVFPASEESDVIRIEFFDDTIESISIVDPLRGKVLQNLNKITIYPKSHYVVSEKKLENAISTIKLELRERLQELGAQEKLVERQRLEQRTLLDLEMMEEMGFCSGIENYSRHLTGSKEGDPPPTLIDFFKNNFLMIIDESHITVSQVGGMYRGDRARKQNLVDFGFRLPSALDNRPLNFPEFESKLDQVLYVSATPGDYELTKTSGEYTEQVIRPTGLLDPTIEIRDASSQVDDLLVEVRKIIKKSQRVLITTLTKKLAEELTHYYKGAGIKVKYLHSDIDTLERMEIIRDLRLGEFDVLVGINLLREGLDIPEVSLVAILDADKEGFLRSERSLIQTIGRAARNAEGKAILYAYKNTKSMEKAIFETKRRRAIQEEYNQENGITPVTISKKVSGGVIETLRGAKGNKVAKGPKSKLSGELDAKSLDKQIEELTSKMKMASRELDFEFAAKLRDEIKSLKEIRLLL; encoded by the coding sequence ATGAAAGAGAAAAAATCAGTATTTAATATTCAATCTGAATTTAATCCATGTGGTGATCAGCCTGAGGCCATAAAGAATTTAACTAACAAATTTAGTGCTGGAGAAAAGGAACAAACACTTCTTGGAGTGACTGGTTCTGGTAAGACATTTACCATGGCCCACGTGATTCAAAACCTTGGAAAGAAAACTCTTATCCTCGCTCACAATAAAACACTAGCAGCTCAGCTATATGCAGAGTTTAGAGAGTTTTTCCCTAATAATGCAGTCGAATACTTCGTCTCTTACTACGATTACTATCAGCCAGAAGCCTATGTTCCTGGAACTGATACTTTCATTGAAAAAGATGCGAGTGTTAATGATGAAATCGATAAATTGCGACATAGTGCTACTAAGAACCTATTGGAGCGAGATGATGTTATTGTTGTTGCCAGTGTGAGTTGTATATACGGTATTGGTTCTCCAGATGAATATGAGTCTCAGAAGATTAATCTCTTTGTTGATGATGAAATGGATAGAGATGAACTTTTAAAAGATCTTGTCTCTATTCAATTTCAACGAAACGACATCGACTTCTCTAGAGGTTGTTTTAGAGTACGAGGAGATCTTGTTGAAGTCTTTCCTGCGTCTGAAGAATCAGATGTTATTCGCATTGAGTTCTTTGACGATACGATAGAGTCTATTTCAATTGTCGATCCTCTAAGGGGAAAAGTACTTCAAAATTTAAATAAGATAACAATCTATCCAAAGTCTCACTACGTAGTTAGTGAGAAGAAATTAGAGAATGCCATAAGCACAATAAAGTTAGAGCTACGAGAGAGGTTACAAGAACTAGGGGCGCAGGAAAAACTAGTTGAAAGGCAGAGGCTTGAGCAAAGAACTTTATTAGATTTAGAAATGATGGAAGAGATGGGCTTTTGCTCTGGAATTGAAAATTATTCAAGGCATCTGACTGGGAGTAAAGAAGGTGATCCTCCTCCAACTTTAATTGATTTCTTTAAAAATAATTTTCTTATGATTATTGATGAATCTCACATTACAGTTTCACAAGTTGGAGGAATGTATAGGGGAGATAGGGCGAGAAAGCAAAACCTTGTTGACTTTGGTTTTAGACTTCCTTCTGCTCTAGATAATCGTCCTCTTAATTTTCCTGAGTTTGAAAGTAAGCTTGATCAGGTTCTCTATGTTTCAGCAACTCCTGGGGACTATGAACTAACTAAGACAAGTGGAGAGTATACAGAGCAAGTGATTCGCCCGACAGGTCTACTTGATCCAACTATAGAAATTAGAGATGCTAGCTCTCAGGTGGATGATCTCTTAGTAGAAGTTCGAAAAATAATTAAGAAGTCTCAAAGAGTTTTAATTACAACTTTGACTAAGAAGTTAGCCGAGGAATTAACTCATTACTATAAGGGCGCTGGAATTAAAGTTAAGTATCTTCATTCTGATATAGATACACTAGAGAGAATGGAGATTATTCGAGATCTACGTTTAGGTGAATTTGATGTTCTCGTTGGAATAAACTTACTTCGTGAAGGATTAGATATTCCTGAGGTTTCTCTCGTTGCAATTTTAGATGCAGATAAAGAAGGCTTTTTAAGATCGGAGCGCTCTCTTATACAAACTATTGGTAGGGCCGCAAGAAACGCTGAAGGAAAGGCCATACTCTATGCCTACAAAAATACTAAGAGTATGGAAAAGGCCATCTTTGAAACAAAGAGAAGAAGAGCAATTCAAGAAGAGTATAATCAAGAAAATGGAATTACCCCTGTCACTATTTCTAAGAAGGTCAGCGGTGGGGTCATTGAAACTCTTCGTGGGGCAAAGGGAAATAAGGTCGCTAAAGGGCCAAAGTCAAAGCTCTCTGGTGAGTTAGATGCAAAATCTCTAGATAAGCAAATTGAAGAATTGACGAGTAAAATGAAGATGGCCTCTAGAGAATTAGACTTTGAATTTGCTGCAAAGCTGCGTGATGAGATCAAATCCTTGAAGGAAATTCGTTTACTCCTTTAA
- the lysA gene encoding diaminopimelate decarboxylase, giving the protein MKITNHPSLSYKRNELFINDYNLHSITKDLKTPFYLYSLEALQRNFENFKTEAQSNGLKNPLICYALKANSNIRLLKTLKSLGAGADIVSGGELKQALKAKIPAQKIVFSGVGKNESEIELALTCHPEGIYSFNVESIEELEMISSIAQRLNKTARVALRLNPQVNVKTHKHISTGGKSHKFGILKRDIEQALLKKKLWKSVSLVGLSMHIGSQLTCLKATRKALIELCRLCNSCNQLEFIDVGGGLGVPYNEDHPLSTLSEYMELIAKITQRELKEELRIVFEPGRYIAANCGVLITEVIRSKSSEENKFIIVDGGMNDFVRSSLYGAYHHVLPLKKRPSKLSTCHVVGPICETADSFASNRELPLLKAKDRICIADVGAYGSSMGSTYNMREKTREYIIDLKGEVRR; this is encoded by the coding sequence ATGAAAATTACAAATCACCCATCACTTTCGTATAAGAGGAATGAGCTCTTTATAAATGATTACAATCTTCATTCTATAACTAAAGACCTCAAAACTCCATTTTATCTCTATTCTCTCGAGGCCTTACAGAGAAATTTTGAAAATTTTAAGACCGAAGCTCAGAGTAATGGACTTAAAAACCCTCTTATTTGCTATGCCCTTAAAGCTAATTCTAATATACGGCTGCTAAAGACACTTAAGAGTCTTGGTGCAGGAGCAGATATTGTCTCCGGTGGAGAATTAAAGCAAGCGCTCAAGGCGAAGATTCCCGCTCAGAAAATAGTTTTTTCGGGAGTAGGAAAAAATGAGAGTGAAATTGAGCTTGCCCTCACATGTCATCCAGAGGGAATTTATTCATTTAATGTAGAGAGTATAGAAGAGTTGGAGATGATCTCCAGTATTGCTCAAAGATTAAATAAAACAGCGCGAGTGGCCTTAAGGCTAAATCCACAAGTAAATGTCAAAACTCATAAACATATCTCCACGGGAGGAAAGAGTCATAAGTTTGGAATTCTTAAAAGAGATATAGAGCAGGCCCTTTTAAAGAAGAAACTTTGGAAGAGTGTCTCACTGGTTGGACTCTCCATGCATATTGGCTCCCAACTCACCTGCTTAAAGGCAACGAGAAAGGCCCTTATAGAGCTCTGTAGGCTTTGTAATTCCTGTAATCAACTTGAGTTCATAGATGTTGGTGGTGGTCTTGGAGTTCCTTACAATGAAGACCATCCTCTTAGTACTCTTTCAGAGTATATGGAGCTTATTGCAAAGATTACCCAACGAGAGCTTAAAGAAGAGCTACGAATTGTTTTTGAGCCTGGTAGATATATTGCTGCAAACTGCGGGGTGCTTATTACAGAAGTGATTAGGTCAAAGAGCTCTGAAGAAAATAAATTTATAATTGTAGACGGTGGAATGAATGACTTTGTGAGATCCTCTCTCTACGGAGCTTATCACCATGTTCTTCCTCTAAAGAAAAGGCCATCAAAACTTAGTACATGTCATGTGGTTGGCCCAATTTGTGAAACCGCAGATTCATTTGCAAGTAATCGTGAGTTACCACTTCTAAAAGCGAAAGATAGAATTTGTATAGCTGATGTTGGGGCCTATGGAAGTAGCATGGGCTCTACTTATAATATGAGAGAAAAAACGAGAGAGTATATTATAGATTTAAAAGGTGAAGTACGGAGGTAA